A window from Manduca sexta isolate Smith_Timp_Sample1 chromosome 24, JHU_Msex_v1.0, whole genome shotgun sequence encodes these proteins:
- the LOC115450730 gene encoding 28S ribosomal protein S21, mitochondrial, giving the protein MFLTLRLLSNRHPSFIARTVFVKNDDVDGACRLVNRILGKEGILEQYRLTRYYEKPFQTRRRINHERCKAIYNEDMERKIQFVLRKNRHEPFPGCY; this is encoded by the exons atgtttttaacaTTAAGATTACTATCCAATAGACACCCTTCTTTCATAGCTCGTACAGTATTTGTGAAGAACGACGATGTAGATGGTGCTTGTAGATTAGTGAACAGAATTCTCGGAAAAGAAGGAATCTTGGAGCAGTATAGACTTACCAGATATTACGAAAAACCTTTTCAA ACCAGAAGGCGTATAAACCATGAGCGCTGCAAAGCTATCTACAATGAGGACATGGAACGGAAGATACAATTTGTGTTAAGAAAGAACCGTCATGAACCTTTCCCAGGCTGTTATTAA